The Fusarium falciforme chromosome 4, complete sequence genomic interval GAATTCATAGACATCCGAAAgcggttggtgttgagtATAGGAGCGCCACTTGGGCGAGCCATCTAGCCAGTCCAAAAGTTGACCAGGTGATGAGTACAAACCAAATACTTCTAGCGTCGATGCCACTCTGTCGTCGGGAATACCGACCTCTGGGGAACGAAGATCGCTCCTAGGCTTGGTCTCGTCCTTGTGTCAGCGGCGCCGAGCTCTTGGCTGGTTGCTGGGTGGTGTTGCGACTTTGtcgtgatgacgatgatgagtcGTTTGTTGGTGTAAGTGAAGGCGTATCGTAAAtgagggtgaggagagaGGAACACTGGAAATGAAAGGAATTCTCTGAGCCTGTGGATTCGAACAAAAGAAGGTCAAGATTCCATGAATCCCAAGGTTGTCGTACGTTGGCCGTCGAGCAGGCAAGCAGACTAACACAAAGACATGGATACAATAGCCAGACACCACACACACCACGCTCTCACgggcacacacacacaaaccCGATGATGACAAGTTTAGCCTCTGTTTTCTACCCTCACTCGAGGGAGAAAAGTCGGTCTTATCTTTCTCTCAGTTGTGCCCCATCCGACGTGTCGGGTTCAAAGAGAGACACCGCTGCAAGGGATTTTGCACACTAGTTTCCTTTCCCCTGCTCTGATGGGGAACACCATAACTAGCAAGTCTCGCATGAAAAAAGGAAGACGATCAAAAGAAAAACCCACGATCTTTGCGGAGCTCGACTGGTCCGGCTAGGGCCTCGGTGCGGCGCCGGCCTTCCGGGAGATCATCCTGACCCTCCTCTCCCCGCCGCCCGCCGCCTGTGCCCGGCAGACCCACGCTTCGCCTGAGCCCGTCCTTGTTTCCAGGTGGGTTTTTttgctctccctctccctcgggCTTGGGCCGGCACTTGCatcaggaagaagaaaagaaccCCTGGAGTTGGAGGTCGGTGAGCCTTGAGGATTGGCGGTGACGCAGAGGGAAGTGGAACTCTCTGGAccaagggagaagagagcagAATGACAGAATAGCGGACAATAACGAACAAAGAGAATAGACCTCATATTGGTCTGCTCTCGCCATCGGTCCCGCGAAGGGTGGCGTAGCAAAATGAAACGCCAACCTGTCGGCTCCAGATGGTCGGGATGGCCATGGGCAACCCCAATAGCCAAGGTTCAATTCCCAAGCCTATTGAGGACAGAGCTTTGTGGCACGGACAGCGCGGGACAGTGACACGAGAGAAAACACACGGCTCATCCCGCTCGACGGTTGCAATTGCAGCTCCCTTGCCCAGCATCGGTGCGTGCCCTTCAACTCGTTCGAGCTGGATCTTCGAGTATAACTGCTGCCAGAGGCGCACAACTTTCATGGGACCTGCGTCTCGGTTAACATGAGCCTCAATCGGCCAAGTATCCATCACGCGCGCTCCCTGCCTCTTGTTTTCGGGGTCTCCATCAAGCCCTCATCGCTCGAGAACGTCGGATGGGACGTGGGCTGGGGGCTGGGGGGCTGGGCGCGGAACGTTCTGTACCGCATtgagctggctggctggctggccatCTGAGGTGCCCACGCGTCTTGGTGTCTCCCTCCTGCCTGGGAGACGCGATCAGAAGCCCCGTCGTTGGAGGCTCTATGCTTTTTGTCACAGACTGAGACCTTGAAGCCTCGCTTGGTCGATCAAACAAGCAACCCCCTCTCTGTCGCAGGGAGAAACTGGAGTGGCGGCGCTAGGTTAAGAATGGATGCCACGGCACGACGTTTATGATAGCGCATCACGGAATAACCTCTCTTTCCGATGCGGAGGATTCGGCAGACGGGAGGCAGATCCAGACAGAACAGGTACTTACCCAGATAGTATTGAGGTGAGATCCTTCCTTTCCTTCCATTTTGTCAACAACCCCATAGACTCCTCTAGACTGGCTGTTTACCTCCATCTATCAAATAACACAGAACGCCTTGACCATCAATTCTTGACCATCATTTCAActgttttttattttatcacGTCGAGCCTATGCGGCGGGATTTGTAGGAGTTTGCTCCTCTGCCGCAGGGCTCGCCTCAGGGACGGCAGCTTCAGGAGTGGCAGCCTCTGGTGCAGCCTCGGGTTGGGCctcgttcttcttctctccatccTTCACCTCATCACCCTTGATGCCGTGGACTACCCGCAGACCTTCAGCTTGTCTGGTCAGGTGGTCTAGCTCTCGCTTTCGCTGGAGTCggaccttgacctccttggcCATATCTGCGAGATCCACAAGGATACCCTCCTTTTCGGGGTGGCCATCCTGGAGtcccatctccttgatcttgaccttgcctgacgcaacctcatcatcgccaaggaAAATGGCAAATGGGACACCGTTGGCCTCAGCCGCCTTGAACTGCGCTGGCAGCTTGGGCTTCACCTTGTAGAGGAACTCGGCCTGGGAAACCGTGTTAGTACTTCGCTTTTGCTCACAAATTGTGAGTCATGGGCATCATCAACCAACCTTGATGCCAGCCTCCCAGAGCTTTGTGCAGACCGACATGCGCTCCTTCAAGAAGCCCTTGCCAAAAGCCATGACGTAGACATCAACATCGTTGCCACGGACGGCCGAGTTCTTCTCGGCCGCCATCctggccttggtgatggaaaAGATTCGGTCAACACCGAAAGAAATGCCGACGCAAGGGATCTGGTTCTTGCCAGAGAACATGCCGACAAGGTTGTCGTAGCGGCCACCAGCGGCAACACTGCCTACACCGACTGTGGGGTCGCTAGAAcggtcatcgtcgtcagatcccttcttgcccttctttttCGAGGGCTTGGGGGCCTCATCCTCGTGGCCGGGCGCCACTTGAGGAGCAGATCCCTCTGTGACAACCTCATAGATAAGGCCGGTGTAATAGTCAAGACCACGGGCCAAGCTGAGATCGAAGGATACCCGGTCCAGCACGTTGAAAGCCTCGAGATACTCGAAGAGTAGAGCAAGATCTGCCATGCCCTTCTTCATGGACTCGTTGACTGCCAGGCTCTCGTTGttctgcagcttctcgaggaggtCCTGCTTGCCCTTGAGAATAACCCACTCGCCAATTCGGTCAGCCACCTCGCCGTCGAGGCCCTTCTCTTCCGTCATCTCCTTGCGAACATCAGCCCACGGCAGCTTGTCCAGCTTGTCGACAGCAGAGGAGATAGTGCGAATCTTGTCCTCAGGCACACCGCAGACCTGGAAAATACCGTCGAGAATCTTGCGGTGGTTCATCTTGATCGTGTAGGCGCCGTTCCAACCAAGTCCCTCAAACACCTCAGAGATGATGCGAATGACCTCGGCGTCGGGCAGCATAGCGTCGTAGTTGCCGGCAATATCGAAATCGCACTGGTAAAACTCTCGCATTCGGCCCTTAGTCATGGCGGGCTGATCTCTGCGGTAGACCTTGGCAATGTGATATCGCTTGATGTTCTGGATGTCCTTGTTCATGGCGAGGAAACGGGCGAAGGGGACGGTCAAGTCGTATCGGAGGGAGCAGATCTCGCCGCCCTGGTCGGCGAGGTCGTAGATGAGCTTGCTGTCCTCGCCATACTTGCCAGCGAGGATTTCTCTGAGCTCGAAGACGGGGGTATCGATGGTGACTCCGCCGTGGCGCTTGAAGACctgggtgatggtgttgaagatgtgGTCACGGATGACCATATCCTTGCCCTCCCCTCCGCGCAGTGTCAGGACTTGCGATTCGCGGTCGGATGTATCATGGAGGGGACAAACTCACAGTCCTTTGTGCCCTTGGGGGTCTTGAGCTCGAACTTGTTCTTGGGCGCCATATTGTGTGGTTGTTGGGATCTCGTGGGACGCGGGGCAGtggtggaggaagaggaagaagagtggCGGGGCTGAGAAAAGCCTTTGATGGAGGGGCCCAGGCCGTTGACGGACAGACAAGGACGGCGGCCTAGACAGGAAGGAGGGCCGTGGGAGGATAGATATGAGACAGAAGAAGCAGCGGCAATGGATGTCAATGGCCGTGCAAGGTAATAAGACGCAGTTGAGGACGTCAATGTTGATCTGGCCAGAGAAAATTTGGCCGAGGCTGGCTTTGGCTTCATGCCTTGACCTTTTGGTGAGAGGACGTGAGGCTTCTATGCCAAACTGGAGCCCACTCTATGACTGGTACACGGGCTGTCCTGTAGTCATGCAAGCGGCGGGCGATCCAATGCGTCACGCTTTTTCTGACCCGACCGACCTGGAGCAGAAGCCAATTGTGCCTGGTCCAGAAAATTTTCCACGGCAAGATGACtcccgtccatccatggccCAAAGAGAAACGACTTGGCGGGGCGTCTACTGTACGGGCTGGTTGTGGCCTGAATTATGGGCAGCCAATGCCCTGTATCTAAGCTTGATCCCCTGTAATGGAGGGTTATGAGGGGCAAATGCGAGGGGCAATTTGTTTAGATGGTCAGGGTCCTGGTCGGGCGGGTTTGTCGTGATGAGATCTATCCGACAAGGCTGACGTATCACGGCCTCCCCTTTCACTCATGCTTCAAGCCTGCAGGACGATCCATGGGAGCTTACCTATGTATTAAGCGAGGAATGCGTCCTCAACTATCTGCAAGGTAAACAGCAACCTTAAGAAGACACGGTTGCAAACATCCAGCCAATTTGCGAGTCAAGGGGCTCACAACTGTGCGCCTCAATAGCTTTGTCACCATGGCTCGTTTTCGAAGTTATCACGGGTAGCGCTGTTCCACAGACAAAGGATTCTTAACTTGTTTTGTGAGGAAATATGATCTTTCTTTCATCAGAGAGTTCAAGTCGTGCCATCAGAGAGCCGATACCTATGCTTGAAAGAAAAGACGTCCGGCCTTGTCTCCCCAAGTATTGCTACTCCCTTTCAGCTCCGGATGCGGGCTCTGTTCCCGAACATCCGTCTCGAGTCGTGCCCCCGGTTCCGTGGAGTCGCGGGTCCTTGTTCTGTAAGTGAAACGGCGTGTGGATGGTCCTTCACCGGGATGCCCCCAAAGCAATGTGAATCATCCGTTCCGTGTCGGAGCAAAAAGGCAGACGCGACGACGAGCTAGTTGAAGAGGCAACCACTGCCGAGTGACGCCAAAATTTCCCGTCGACTCTATTGGCGAGGCCAAGAAAGATGGCGCATCTGCTTTGCGGTTTGGCTTTTTGCGGGTTTTCAGCCTCGACATGTGGTGAAATTGCATGAGGCCATGAGGCGTTGGCGTCGTCACCACGGGGTCGAGTAATTTAGGTGCCTTGGGGTTAGTGTCACTAGTAAGGCAGACCTTTTGGTTCATGATACTTTTGTTTCTGATACCAAAACGTGTCTAGCATCACTGTTGGATAGATCTATGTCCTGTCCATTTGTTTCAGGCGTCTGACAGACTTGGTGAATCGGCGCGCCGAGATTGTTGCCTGTAGGTACGGATACTTGGCCTCCATGGAATTGACGGAATCTGTCGATGTTTgatgatttttttttaaccaATTTGAATAACCATAGCTATCAACGAGTCTATAATTGAAATAATGTCTATCTGCAAACAAAACTTCTTCTTTAAGGGAAAAAGAATTCTATACGCGGATTGGGGATTCGTTTGATAATTCATCATCCTTTGGCCTCGAGGTTGGCTGTGGCGTCCTGTTCATTAAGATCTAGACAGATTACAGTCCCACTAAATATGCATATTCCCACTCGTTAATTGGCTTGGTTTGCTCGCTCTCGTCGGATTCAACAGCAACCCGAACCCGAGTGCTTACCCGTGGGTCTGCTGGGATATCCAAATGACCCTCCCGCTATTGGCTCGTGGCAGATGAAGATGCAGCTAATGACTTGCCAACGGCCTCCCGCCCCATGACGATATCCACGCAGTCATGATGGCACTGCGAGAGTCTGGGTATCTCTTCCTCACACAGCAGAGACGCCTGTCGTCTTGGTCTGGATTAGGGAATTTACGCGATGTGATGCGCGACCGTGCCCCGTATTGTGTCCTGATTTAGGAATCCAGGCACCCGtgatgcttgcttgctcaTCGCCCAGCAATTCCTAACACCATCTCTTAAGCGAAGCTGACTTGGAACCCCCTTTGCGCGTTGTAGGACCATCTCGACGATCACTTAAGGACTGCTTCGAAGCTCGAGCCCTCGAGTACAAGACGCAGCTGCCATCCCGTCACGTTTCTCTTTACATGTTGAAGACGTCGATATTCTCCACGCCCACTCAGACCCTGAGACATCCCATGTCATCGTCGATTTAAGGTCTTGTCGCTTGCTGCAAACTAACGCTATTGACTAGCGTCGTATTTCGTATCAACCGGGCTTCCATCCAGACCCCCCTTGTTGTACTTGCCTCTTTAGGGGACACCCTCCCAAACGCTCCTGTCCCATCTCAACACCTCGACTCGAGTGCATCATTCATTTATCCTCACATTCTATCATCTTCCATTCTGCCATCtgtaattcttttattttccATCGCTCCCTTGTTCTATCATTTTTACACTTGCAATCTGTCCTGCCTTGCGTTGCTTTTGCTTAACCACATGTCGATGGGCTCATCGCCCAGGTCGCCGCCGACATGAGTGCCATGGATCGTGAACATATCAGCGAGAAGCCGGAtacctcgtcctcatcgggCCCTCAAAATTCGGTTCTACAGAATGGCACAGAGGAAAAGGCTCAGACTGAGGCCAAACTTCGCCCTGAACGGACGGCGACCTTCAAGGATTACACGGTACCTCTCCTATATCACGGCGCGTTCTTGTGGTATGCTGACAAGTGGTCTATAGAGGGTTTTCACTTATGCCACAAAATGGGACTTCCTCGCGTACGCCGCTGGAGTGATTGCTTCCATCGGTGCCGGTGTCGTATGTCTCCTTTCTCCCTCAAGCAAGTCGGCCGTGAATCACTGACACCTTTCAGACCCTGCCGTTGCTGAATGTGGTTTTTGGTTAGTAGACCTACAGACCTCGCAACTGATCTTCTTTCTAATTCTTACCCCCTAGGCCAATTCGTGGGCGAGTTCACCAGCTTAACGTCCAGTATCAAGACTACCCAACGGCTCGCGTATGTTTGAATGCTGGCCCAAGCCAACTATCGTTAACAGTTTCCCGTTAGGCTTTACATGTTCTTCCTGTTCCTTGCCCGTTTTATTCTCAactctattaataaagtatgcACTTCAGCCCTGTGTGGAATCTGTCAATACTTACCCAAGTCAGTTCGCCTTCCGCATGATCGGCATCAGGCTATCTTCAGCCATCCGACTACACTACTTGCAACGCCTATTCGGTCAGAGCATTCATGTTCTCGATTCTATGCCCCCAGGTTATGCTACCAGCACCATCACTTCCACCGCCAATGTTCTACAACTAGGAATCTCCGAAAAACTGGGCATTTTTGTCGAGTACAATGCCACCATCGTCGCGGCTCTCATTGTTGCTTTCACTAAGAACTGGTCTCTCACCTTGGTAACAGCATCGGTCGTCCTATTCTTGTTGCTTGTTCTTGCAGTAATTCTTCCCTTCATCTTGAAGGTAAACACACGGGTTACAAGGGTAAGCAATGGTCATTCATTGACGAACCACCTTGTTGACAATCTTCCAGGCCGAGGGCAAAGCGGCTGCAGTTGCCAGTGAGGCACTCGCGAGTATCAGAATGGTAGCCGCGTGCGGTGCAGAGACACGCATTGCGAAGAAATACGCTGCATTCGTTGAGGAAACAAGGAAACACGCTCATGTCCTTTCCCCCCTTATCGGAATCCAAACTGGTTTGATCGTAAGTCTACTGATGAGATAGAGAAACCGTTTCCTCGTGCTAACCTGGCCAGTTTTTCGGACTGTACGCTAGTTTCGGCCTTGCCTTCTGGTACGGGGTTAAATCTCTTGTCGAAGGCAGGGTGGGTAATATTGGTGACATTCTTGTGTAAGTGTGCTTTGTGTATACAGTTGATCCTTACTGATGAGACCAGTGTGCTTCTCTCCGTCATGATGATTGTCATCTCCCTCG includes:
- a CDS encoding Histidine--tRNA ligase, whose amino-acid sequence is MKPKPASAKFSLARSTLTSSTASYYLARPLTSIAAASSVSYLSSHGPPSCLGRRPCLSVNGLGPSIKGFSQPRHSSSSSSTTAPRPTRSQQPHNMAPKNKFELKTPKGTKDFLTLRGGEGKDMVIRDHIFNTITQVFKRHGGVTIDTPVFELREILAGKYGEDSKLIYDLADQGGEICSLRYDLTVPFARFLAMNKDIQNIKRYHIAKVYRRDQPAMTKGRMREFYQCDFDIAGNYDAMLPDAEVIRIISEVFEGLGWNGAYTIKMNHRKILDGIFQVCGVPEDKIRTISSAVDKLDKLPWADVRKEMTEEKGLDGEVADRIGEWVILKGKQDLLEKLQNNESLAVNESMKKGMADLALLFEYLEAFNVLDRVSFDLSLARGLDYYTGLIYEVVTEGSAPQVAPGHEDEAPKPSKKKGKKGSDDDDRSSDPTVGVGSVAAGGRYDNLVGMFSGKNQIPCVGISFGVDRIFSITKARMAAEKNSAVRGNDVDVYVMAFGKGFLKERMSVCTKLWEAGIKAEFLYKVKPKLPAQFKAAEANGVPFAIFLGDDEVASGKVKIKEMGLQDGHPEKEGILVDLADMAKEVKVRLQRKRELDHLTRQAEGLRVVHGIKGDEVKDGEKKNEAQPEAAPEAATPEAAVPEASPAAEEQTPTNPAA